Proteins encoded by one window of Campylobacter concisus:
- a CDS encoding D-alanine--D-alanine ligase, which yields MNLGVIFGAKSYEHEISIVSAIVLKNVLKQELKFIFCDANRDFYLIEEKDMRANFFSSGKYKNSKKLILSKGGFFIHSLFGDKKVECDVIINLIHGMDGEDGKIAALFDFYGIKYIGPRLEVSALSYNKELTKFLAQKAGVKALDYEMLTRQSEPKFHYPIILKPARLGSSIGVNIVHDASELAYAKDVAFEFDKDVLVEPFIKGVKEYNLAGCKIDGKIKISIIEEPKKKEFLDYEQKYLSFSNENKVKEAEISEELKQKLKFNFSKIYDCGFDGAIIRCDFFVIDDEVYLNEINPNPGSLANYLFEDFESTLNALANSLPRERNIKIDYSFINSITSVKGRGKI from the coding sequence ATGAATTTAGGTGTGATATTTGGAGCAAAGAGCTATGAACATGAGATAAGCATAGTTAGTGCGATAGTTTTAAAAAATGTCCTAAAGCAAGAGCTAAAATTTATATTTTGCGATGCAAATAGAGATTTTTATCTTATCGAAGAGAAAGATATGAGAGCAAATTTCTTTAGCTCTGGTAAATACAAAAATTCAAAAAAGCTCATTTTGTCTAAAGGCGGATTTTTCATACACTCTCTTTTTGGCGATAAAAAAGTAGAGTGCGACGTCATTATAAATTTGATCCATGGCATGGACGGCGAAGATGGCAAGATAGCAGCGCTTTTTGACTTTTACGGTATAAAATATATAGGTCCAAGGCTTGAAGTAAGTGCGCTTAGCTACAACAAAGAGCTTACTAAATTTCTAGCGCAAAAAGCTGGCGTAAAGGCGCTTGACTATGAGATGCTAACTCGTCAAAGTGAGCCAAAATTTCACTATCCTATTATCTTAAAGCCAGCAAGACTTGGAAGTAGTATCGGCGTAAATATAGTGCATGACGCCAGCGAGCTAGCTTATGCAAAAGACGTAGCATTTGAGTTTGATAAGGATGTGCTTGTAGAGCCTTTTATAAAAGGTGTAAAAGAGTACAATCTAGCAGGCTGTAAGATAGATGGAAAGATAAAAATTTCTATCATCGAAGAGCCAAAAAAGAAAGAATTTCTTGACTACGAGCAAAAATATCTTAGCTTTTCAAATGAAAACAAAGTCAAAGAGGCTGAAATTTCTGAGGAGCTAAAACAAAAGCTTAAATTTAACTTTTCAAAAATTTATGATTGTGGATTTGACGGAGCGATCATTAGATGTGACTTTTTTGTGATAGATGATGAGGTCTATCTAAATGAGATAAATCCAAATCCAGGAAGTCTTGCAAACTATCTATTTGAGGATTTTGAGAGCACTTTAAATGCTCTTGCAAACTCACTTCCAAGAGAGCGTAATATAAAGATTGATTATAGCTTTATAAACTCGATCACTTCAGTAAAAGGTCGCGGAAAAATTTAG
- the ruvA gene encoding Holliday junction branch migration protein RuvA: MIKAIEGIVSKKDPAFVILKTNSGVSYGIFISLFCSAKLSKGEKVELAITQIIREDANLLYGFLDANEQKMFEMLIKLNGIGASTAMAVCSSLSSQAFTNAIISGDADTFKSVPGIGPKTARRIIAELSDAKLISDESVPSYQNEALLALEALGFKREKIVKILPECKSENTSDLIKEALKKLG, encoded by the coding sequence ATGATAAAAGCGATAGAAGGTATCGTCAGCAAAAAAGATCCCGCATTTGTGATACTTAAGACAAATAGCGGCGTAAGCTATGGGATTTTCATCTCGCTTTTTTGCTCAGCCAAGCTTAGCAAGGGCGAAAAGGTCGAGCTTGCCATAACGCAGATCATAAGAGAGGACGCAAATTTACTCTATGGCTTTTTGGATGCAAATGAGCAAAAGATGTTTGAGATGCTTATAAAGCTAAATGGCATCGGCGCTAGCACAGCGATGGCGGTTTGCTCAAGTCTTAGCTCACAGGCATTTACAAATGCCATAATAAGCGGCGACGCAGACACCTTTAAAAGCGTGCCAGGTATCGGACCAAAGACAGCTAGACGCATCATAGCTGAGCTAAGCGACGCAAAGCTAATAAGTGACGAGAGTGTGCCAAGCTACCAAAATGAGGCACTTTTAGCACTTGAAGCGCTTGGCTTTAAGCGTGAGAAGATAGTGAAAATTTTGCCTGAGTGCAAGAGTGAAAATACAAGTGATCTTATAAAAGAAGCATTAAAGAAATTAGGATAA
- a CDS encoding type II toxin-antitoxin system Phd/YefM family antitoxin: MVTFTKDEIYTATEVVRNFSSVLSRVGANELKRAVIVKNNKFEAVLLNMEEYERLCEAVSVLESIYTAKKRENDGE; encoded by the coding sequence ATGGTAACTTTTACAAAAGATGAAATTTATACAGCAACTGAAGTGGTTAGAAATTTTAGTTCAGTGCTCTCTCGTGTGGGAGCTAATGAATTAAAAAGAGCGGTTATTGTAAAAAATAATAAATTTGAAGCAGTGCTTTTAAATATGGAAGAGTATGAGCGCCTTTGCGAAGCAGTGAGCGTGCTTGAGAGCATTTATACTGCGAAAAAAAGAGAGAACGATGGCGAGTAG